From the Salinibacter grassmerensis genome, one window contains:
- a CDS encoding amidase yields MSIDRRQFLDACSAVGLSGLFPGALYAQVAEEEDESPITTEHVAAAESIAGLSLTGEERELLVENLNENLEQYEAMRAHELPNARAPATTFDPRRGGAEIPEVSPSADGAEAPLPPIDRPSSDEELAFASIAELAHLLRARKVTSVELTELALQRLRRYDDRLHTVISYTEERALAAARQADDELDAGTWRGPLHGVPYGAKDLLAVEGTKTTWGAEPYKNQTIDETATVIERLDEAGAVLVAKLSLGALAWGDVWYDATTKNPWNLDQGSSGSSAGPAAAVSAGCVPFAIGSETLGSIVSPSTRCGVTGHRPTFGAVGRGGAMALSWTMDKLGPIARSALDCAHVYDAIRGADPEDPASVDVPFPFDAERSAASLRVGYLQEAFEEDYDNQSADQKTLDVLRGLGVDLEPVSWDVDVPVGALLNTLDVEAAAAFDELTRTGGVDDLVRQGENTWPNVFRTARFVPAVEHVQMDRLRADLMEQAHAVMQDLDVLVSPSFGGGTLGITNLTGHPCVCLPNALRPVDEGPDARRQPGSISFVAPLYRDQHALTLAHAVQQETNIHSRRPPIQ; encoded by the coding sequence ATGTCTATTGATCGACGCCAGTTTTTGGATGCCTGCTCGGCGGTGGGGCTGAGCGGCCTTTTCCCCGGTGCCCTGTACGCACAGGTGGCCGAAGAGGAGGACGAGTCCCCCATCACGACCGAACACGTTGCGGCCGCGGAATCGATCGCTGGGCTCTCCCTCACCGGCGAGGAGCGGGAACTCCTGGTTGAGAACCTGAACGAGAACCTCGAGCAGTACGAGGCGATGCGGGCGCATGAGCTGCCCAATGCACGGGCCCCAGCCACAACCTTCGACCCGCGGCGCGGCGGGGCGGAAATTCCGGAGGTGTCGCCGTCCGCGGACGGGGCAGAGGCCCCTCTCCCCCCGATCGACCGCCCGTCCTCCGACGAGGAATTGGCCTTTGCCTCCATCGCGGAATTGGCCCATCTGCTCCGCGCCCGCAAGGTGACCAGCGTGGAGCTGACCGAGCTGGCCCTGCAGCGCCTCCGTCGGTACGACGATCGGCTGCACACGGTCATCTCGTACACCGAGGAGCGCGCCCTGGCGGCGGCCCGCCAGGCCGACGACGAGCTAGACGCGGGCACGTGGCGCGGCCCCCTCCATGGCGTGCCGTACGGGGCCAAGGACCTGCTGGCCGTGGAGGGCACGAAGACAACATGGGGGGCGGAGCCGTACAAGAACCAGACAATCGACGAGACGGCAACTGTCATCGAGCGGCTCGACGAAGCCGGCGCCGTCCTCGTGGCCAAGCTGTCGCTGGGTGCACTGGCGTGGGGAGACGTGTGGTACGACGCCACCACCAAGAACCCCTGGAACCTGGACCAAGGCTCCAGCGGCTCGTCGGCGGGGCCGGCCGCGGCGGTCTCGGCGGGCTGCGTGCCGTTCGCAATTGGGTCCGAGACGCTCGGCTCCATCGTGTCGCCGTCCACCCGGTGTGGCGTCACGGGTCACCGCCCCACCTTCGGAGCGGTGGGACGGGGTGGGGCCATGGCGCTCTCGTGGACCATGGACAAGCTTGGTCCCATCGCCCGCTCGGCGCTCGACTGCGCACACGTCTACGACGCGATCCGGGGGGCCGACCCGGAGGATCCCGCCTCGGTGGACGTGCCGTTTCCGTTTGACGCGGAACGCTCCGCCGCGTCCTTGCGCGTGGGGTATCTGCAAGAGGCGTTCGAGGAAGACTACGACAACCAGTCCGCCGACCAGAAGACGCTCGATGTTCTCCGGGGGCTCGGCGTGGATCTGGAGCCGGTGTCGTGGGACGTCGACGTCCCCGTGGGGGCGCTCCTGAATACGCTCGACGTGGAGGCGGCCGCGGCGTTCGATGAACTGACGCGCACAGGCGGCGTCGACGACCTGGTCCGGCAAGGCGAGAACACGTGGCCGAACGTCTTCCGCACCGCCCGTTTCGTCCCGGCGGTGGAGCACGTCCAGATGGATCGGCTGCGGGCGGACCTCATGGAACAGGCCCACGCGGTCATGCAGGACCTCGACGTGCTGGTGAGCCCCAGTTTCGGTGGCGGGACCCTCGGCATCACGAACCTGACGGGGCACCCGTGCGTGTGTCTTCCCAATGCCCTGCGCCCGGTGGACGAGGGCCCGGACGCCCGCCGGCAGCCGGGCAGCATCAGCTTCGTGGCGCCCCTGTACAGGGACCAGCACGCGCTCACGCTGGCCCACGCCGTGCAGCAGGAGACCAACATTCACAGCCGCCGCCCGCCGATCCAGTAG
- a CDS encoding cobalamin-binding protein codes for MRIVSLLPAATEWICVFGEKDQLVGRSHECDYPESVQDVPVVTAPTYESDGDSAAIDDAVQGQLQNGLSLYDVDLERLRDLEPDLIVTQDQCEVCAVSLPELEAQLGEWAGGSPEVVSMRPQTLKEVLDEALRLARAMEALEGAMEVIANLETGLRVLRDQIGVDRSTNPQSLPSVACVEWLEPLMVAGHWMPDVVEMAGGRPLIGTAGNPTSPVEWEEVREADPDVLALMPCGFTVDETRRDLHYLTDRPGWDAMSAVEDQRVALLDGNAYFNRPGPRLYRAIEVLASVLHPEAFRPEPPVADWERQWLHASDPTPA; via the coding sequence ATGCGCATCGTCTCGCTACTGCCGGCCGCGACCGAGTGGATCTGTGTCTTCGGAGAAAAGGACCAACTCGTCGGGCGCTCCCACGAGTGTGATTATCCGGAGAGCGTGCAGGACGTGCCCGTCGTGACGGCCCCGACCTACGAGTCCGATGGCGACTCCGCCGCCATCGACGACGCGGTGCAGGGGCAACTGCAGAACGGGCTCAGTCTCTACGACGTGGACCTGGAGCGGCTGCGGGACCTGGAGCCCGACCTGATTGTGACGCAGGATCAGTGTGAAGTGTGCGCGGTGAGCCTGCCGGAGCTGGAAGCGCAACTTGGAGAGTGGGCTGGGGGCAGCCCCGAGGTCGTCTCGATGCGGCCGCAGACGCTGAAAGAGGTGCTTGACGAGGCGCTTCGCCTCGCCCGTGCCATGGAGGCCCTTGAGGGGGCGATGGAAGTCATTGCCAATCTCGAAACCGGCCTCCGCGTGCTGCGTGACCAGATCGGCGTGGACCGCTCCACCAACCCGCAATCGCTTCCCTCTGTGGCCTGCGTCGAGTGGTTGGAGCCGCTCATGGTGGCGGGCCACTGGATGCCCGACGTGGTGGAGATGGCAGGGGGACGCCCCCTCATCGGCACCGCCGGGAATCCCACCTCGCCGGTCGAGTGGGAGGAGGTTCGAGAGGCGGACCCGGACGTCCTGGCCCTCATGCCTTGCGGCTTCACCGTCGACGAAACGCGGCGCGATCTGCACTACCTGACCGACCGTCCCGGCTGGGACGCGATGTCTGCGGTCGAGGACCAGCGCGTCGCCCTGCTCGACGGCAACGCGTACTTCAACCGTCCGGGCCCGCGCCTCTACCGGGCCATTGAGGTGCTTGCGTCGGTGCTCCACCCCGAGGCATTCCGTCCAGAGCCGCCCGTCGCGGACTGGGAGCGCCAATGGCTGCACGCGTCCGACCCCACCCCCGCATAG